In Flavivirga abyssicola, the following are encoded in one genomic region:
- a CDS encoding alpha-L-fucosidase translates to MKHIIIVIALIGSLKIVSQNKYDANWKSIDSRPIPSWYTDAKFGIFIHWGPYSVPAFSKVGEYSEWYWMNLVNPNRVKNGYHETNEFHNNVYGKNFTYPDFVPLFDCKMYDPDQWADIFQKSGAKYVVLTSKHHDGYTLWPSKESDKSWGRPWSSTNSGPGRDLLGELTKAVRKTDLKMGIYYSLYEWFNPLYTSDVDLYVEKHMIPQFKDVVENYAPSIIFTDGEWDYPHTTWKSTELLSWLYNESASKEDVVINDRWGKETRHHHGGYYTTEYGSGMPNADVPWEENRGMAHSFGYSKTENIEDYNSTQELLYMLIDIVSRGGNFLLDIGPTADGRIPVIMQERLIEMGEWLEINGEAIYGTTLNKETCQWTKGKVADAKRGRYKVKYDVMRLTVNPEAGFAAKEAFFTKKGTDLYAICPVFPKNQLTVKNVTLKSGAKIELLGYDKALNWKQQGANVIIDVPALSPSEAPCEYAWTFKMSGIKN, encoded by the coding sequence ATGAAGCATATAATTATAGTCATAGCATTAATAGGGTCATTAAAAATAGTTTCGCAAAATAAATATGACGCTAATTGGAAGTCTATAGATAGCCGCCCAATTCCATCTTGGTATACAGACGCTAAGTTTGGAATTTTTATTCATTGGGGACCTTATTCTGTACCGGCATTTTCAAAGGTTGGTGAATATTCAGAATGGTATTGGATGAATCTTGTAAACCCTAATAGGGTAAAAAATGGATACCATGAAACTAACGAATTTCACAATAATGTATATGGAAAAAACTTCACCTATCCAGATTTTGTACCCCTATTTGATTGTAAAATGTATGATCCCGATCAATGGGCAGATATTTTTCAAAAATCAGGAGCAAAATATGTTGTATTAACGTCCAAACATCATGATGGTTATACGCTTTGGCCTAGTAAAGAATCCGATAAATCGTGGGGAAGACCGTGGAGTTCGACTAATTCTGGTCCAGGAAGAGATTTATTAGGAGAGCTTACAAAAGCAGTGCGAAAAACAGATTTAAAAATGGGAATATACTATTCGCTTTATGAATGGTTCAATCCATTGTATACTTCAGATGTAGATTTATATGTAGAAAAACACATGATTCCACAATTTAAAGATGTTGTTGAGAATTATGCACCTTCTATCATTTTTACCGATGGCGAATGGGATTACCCACATACCACATGGAAATCTACAGAATTACTTTCTTGGTTATATAACGAATCGGCTAGTAAAGAAGATGTGGTTATTAATGACCGTTGGGGTAAGGAAACGCGTCATCACCATGGAGGTTACTATACAACCGAATACGGTTCCGGAATGCCTAATGCAGATGTACCCTGGGAAGAAAATAGAGGTATGGCACATTCCTTTGGATATAGTAAAACAGAAAACATTGAAGATTACAACTCGACTCAAGAACTACTATACATGCTTATTGATATTGTAAGTAGAGGCGGTAATTTTCTGTTAGATATAGGGCCAACGGCAGATGGTCGTATTCCTGTTATTATGCAAGAACGTTTAATAGAAATGGGAGAATGGTTAGAAATAAATGGAGAAGCCATTTACGGTACAACACTAAATAAAGAGACTTGTCAATGGACAAAAGGTAAAGTTGCAGATGCAAAACGAGGTAGATATAAGGTGAAATATGATGTTATGAGATTAACTGTTAACCCTGAAGCTGGCTTTGCAGCTAAAGAAGCTTTTTTTACTAAAAAAGGAACAGACCTTTATGCGATTTGTCCTGTATTTCCAAAGAACCAATTGACTGTAAAGAATGTAACATTAAAATCAGGAGCAAAAATTGAGTTGTTGGGTTACGACAAGGCTTTAAATTGGAAACAGCAAGGAGCAAATGTTATTATAGATGTTCCGGCATTAAGTCCGTCTGAAGCTCCGTGTGAATATGCATGGACATTTAAAATGTCGGGCATAAAAAATTAA
- a CDS encoding right-handed parallel beta-helix repeat-containing protein: protein MKTNRMVIFLTFMLFTLVAFAQEVNIYVSKNGNDSNSGSKNKPVATLNAARDLIRNYKSTKVYPSEGFVVWVSAGEYYQNKSFELNELDSGIPGIPIVYRAVEGDQVFLTGGISIAAKNFKKLKSKSIKQRLTPKAVKNIRVADLKALGITDYGTHKQYGHALSVYPAPIELFFNDEPMTIARYPNEGFVQIEEVVEEGSIPRAGDYSERGGIIKYKDERHSLWAGNDDVWFQGTFKNGYADDKLHVEYIDPKKKHIKFSKPHMYGLRSGKKYTHYVALNILDELDMPGEWYVDRKLGKLYFWPTSDINKGTVKISVIEDPVVSIEGACHIVFRDFTVENGRGIGIYMERGSNNVVAGCTVRNFGTTGIFMGQGSKQTVPYITHDHYEGVPISRRVGNYAGHIYKYTTWNRKAGKNNKILSCDVYNTGTGGIVLSGGSKRKLIPGNNVVENCKIHDYNRRNKFRWGGVVVDGCGNKVKHNEIYNSDFQAIFTVGPEHIFEYNNIHHVVMHSDDVSVWYTGRDPSDRGQIIRYNYFHDCGNKERMNMGIYCDDSSGGISVFGNVFYNMHTAHGVLYSNTGWDISMKNNIVINPHSRTVVLSPHYYTWYKGKGPVMFGKDKLFEQRLFKDINILEPPYSERYPKLVNYMDVIKEGEEWEGMHSRRNVLTTNVIVGGKKNPVEIRGGKYGVFENINNYQTDTDPGFVDFGNGNFMLRKDSKVFKKLLNFEPIPFDKMGLYIDEFRKKIN from the coding sequence ATGAAGACGAATAGAATGGTTATTTTCTTGACCTTTATGTTGTTTACTTTAGTAGCTTTTGCTCAAGAAGTTAATATTTATGTCTCTAAGAATGGAAATGATAGTAATTCCGGTTCCAAAAATAAACCAGTAGCAACACTAAACGCAGCAAGAGATTTAATTAGAAACTATAAATCTACAAAAGTATACCCAAGTGAAGGGTTTGTAGTTTGGGTTTCTGCTGGAGAATATTACCAAAATAAGTCGTTTGAACTAAACGAATTAGATTCAGGCATACCGGGCATTCCAATTGTTTATAGAGCCGTTGAAGGCGATCAGGTTTTTTTAACAGGAGGCATTTCTATAGCTGCGAAAAACTTTAAGAAATTAAAATCGAAATCAATTAAACAAAGATTGACACCTAAAGCTGTTAAGAATATTCGTGTTGCGGATTTAAAGGCTTTAGGAATTACAGATTATGGAACACATAAGCAATACGGTCATGCACTTTCAGTTTATCCGGCACCCATAGAACTTTTTTTTAATGATGAACCAATGACAATTGCACGCTATCCAAATGAAGGGTTTGTTCAGATAGAGGAAGTTGTTGAGGAAGGGTCTATCCCTAGAGCAGGAGATTATTCAGAACGTGGAGGGATTATTAAATATAAAGATGAGCGTCACTCTTTATGGGCAGGCAATGATGATGTATGGTTTCAAGGAACTTTTAAGAATGGTTATGCAGATGATAAACTTCATGTAGAATATATCGATCCTAAAAAAAAACACATCAAATTTTCTAAACCCCATATGTATGGGCTAAGATCAGGAAAAAAATACACACACTATGTGGCATTAAACATTTTAGATGAATTGGACATGCCTGGTGAGTGGTATGTAGATCGTAAACTAGGAAAGCTTTATTTCTGGCCAACATCCGATATTAACAAAGGCACTGTAAAAATATCAGTTATTGAAGATCCTGTGGTGAGTATAGAAGGAGCATGTCATATAGTTTTTCGTGATTTTACTGTTGAAAATGGCAGAGGTATTGGTATTTATATGGAGAGAGGTTCTAATAATGTAGTGGCAGGTTGTACAGTAAGAAATTTTGGGACAACAGGCATTTTTATGGGACAAGGCTCTAAACAAACGGTTCCTTATATTACGCATGACCATTATGAAGGCGTGCCAATTTCGAGACGAGTAGGTAATTATGCAGGGCATATTTATAAGTATACAACCTGGAATCGTAAAGCAGGAAAAAATAATAAAATACTTAGCTGCGATGTTTATAATACTGGTACTGGAGGTATTGTGCTAAGTGGAGGAAGCAAACGTAAATTGATTCCCGGAAATAATGTTGTTGAAAATTGTAAAATTCATGACTACAACCGCAGAAATAAATTTCGTTGGGGAGGTGTTGTTGTAGATGGTTGTGGAAATAAGGTAAAGCACAATGAAATTTACAATTCCGATTTTCAAGCCATCTTTACGGTTGGACCAGAACATATTTTTGAGTACAATAATATCCATCATGTAGTTATGCATTCTGATGACGTTTCTGTTTGGTATACGGGGCGTGATCCTAGTGATAGAGGACAAATTATAAGATATAACTATTTCCATGATTGTGGAAATAAAGAGCGTATGAATATGGGGATTTATTGTGATGATTCTTCTGGTGGAATTTCAGTATTTGGTAATGTATTCTATAATATGCATACCGCTCATGGAGTACTTTATAGTAATACAGGTTGGGATATATCGATGAAAAATAATATAGTAATCAATCCGCATTCTCGAACCGTTGTTTTAAGCCCACATTATTATACATGGTACAAAGGAAAGGGACCAGTTATGTTTGGAAAAGATAAACTTTTTGAACAGCGATTATTTAAAGACATAAATATACTCGAGCCGCCATACAGTGAACGATACCCCAAATTAGTTAATTATATGGATGTTATTAAAGAAGGAGAAGAATGGGAAGGGATGCACTCTCGAAGAAATGTACTTACAACAAATGTGATCGTTGGAGGGAAAAAGAACCCTGTAGAAATACGAGGCGGGAAGTATGGTGTTTTTGAAAATATTAATAATTATCAAACCGATACAGACCCTGGTTTTGTTGATTTTGGGAATGGTAATTTTATGCTACGGAAAGATTCTAAAGTATTTAAGAAGCTGCTAAATTTTGAACCAATTCCTTTTGATAAAATGGGATTGTATATAGATGAGTTTAGAAAAAAAATCAATTAA
- a CDS encoding alpha-L-fucosidase yields the protein MISKIISSWTVKAVVGCLLLSITIQCKEKNIDESEKDIVDSKEVLLNQRLSKQKLEKWQDLKYGMFIHYGMSTFIGEELPEGNAPIETYAPTNLDVGQWINVAKEAGMNYAVLTAKHVAGHCLWPSEYTGYDVSNNKDSTDVVGEFVNECRKQGIAPGIYYCAWDNHHVFGSFTPNKSENYNGALITPTESNPAEGAPFTSHLYQNFMTAQIDELLEKYSPLTQFWIDIPIILGDGYRKFIYDHISEKYPDMLVIMNHGKKKAGNKLVFLEHKAWPTDVLTLERFSPEEEYNSILNISGKEYYVPAESNMPIGNEWFWEDDDVVKPMDELVNKFQACLDNRVNFLLNVPPDRTGQIPEKWITPLQELKKRMGKQIE from the coding sequence ATGATAAGTAAAATAATTTCCTCGTGGACTGTAAAAGCAGTGGTAGGTTGTTTATTGCTAAGTATAACAATACAATGCAAAGAAAAAAATATTGATGAGAGTGAAAAGGACATCGTTGATAGTAAAGAAGTATTGCTTAATCAACGTTTGTCTAAACAGAAATTAGAAAAGTGGCAAGATTTAAAATATGGAATGTTCATTCATTATGGGATGAGCACATTTATTGGAGAAGAACTTCCGGAAGGAAATGCTCCGATAGAAACCTATGCCCCAACCAATCTAGATGTAGGGCAGTGGATAAATGTTGCTAAAGAAGCGGGGATGAATTATGCCGTATTAACAGCTAAACACGTCGCAGGTCACTGTCTGTGGCCTTCTGAATATACAGGTTACGATGTAAGTAATAATAAAGATTCAACCGATGTAGTTGGTGAGTTTGTTAATGAATGTAGAAAACAGGGAATAGCACCGGGTATATATTATTGTGCTTGGGATAATCATCATGTTTTTGGAAGCTTTACACCTAATAAAAGTGAAAATTATAATGGAGCTCTAATTACTCCTACTGAATCTAACCCAGCCGAAGGCGCTCCTTTTACATCTCATTTATACCAGAATTTCATGACTGCCCAAATTGATGAGCTACTAGAGAAATATAGCCCTTTAACTCAGTTTTGGATTGATATTCCTATCATATTAGGTGATGGTTATCGAAAATTTATTTACGACCACATATCGGAAAAATATCCAGATATGTTAGTGATAATGAATCATGGTAAAAAGAAAGCTGGGAATAAATTAGTGTTTTTAGAACATAAAGCCTGGCCTACCGATGTATTAACATTAGAACGGTTTTCACCAGAAGAAGAATACAATTCAATATTAAATATTTCTGGAAAAGAGTATTATGTTCCAGCAGAATCAAATATGCCTATAGGTAATGAATGGTTTTGGGAAGATGATGATGTTGTTAAACCAATGGATGAATTAGTAAATAAGTTTCAAGCATGTCTAGATAATCGAGTTAACTTTCTACTAAATGTGCCACCAGACCGAACTGGGCAAATTCCCGAAAAATGGATAACACCATTACAGGAATTAAAAAAGCGAATGGGAAAACAAATAGAGTAA
- a CDS encoding T9SS type A sorting domain-containing protein codes for MKNVKKIQFKFVLLCLLFSTGLNAQIYVATNGNDSNDGTIDKPLATIIGARDKARSTGEKTIYIRGGHYNYDTTCDLGSEDSGLVISGYQDEKVIFDGARYINPEEFQLVTNGSLLEKLHNNASGKVYSQVIQDADLKEFLNKATSQISINDEMATVARYPNDGYAHIDNAHGVSGNEIRVEGTEEDPKGAKFKLREPINSSKWSAELSRIKKARVKGYFSADFYKEDLPVNSVADDEITLKDGTRYEIRLGTHPNRLFAYHLLCELDEPGEWYYDNTDSRLYIWPTTPITPNTIVGAWAGPQCFEVRDTQDVQIKKITIQNVGDGTTSNAAINVIGSCDNILIAGVTFRYITELPPVNIWHDVRNSRMLSCDFYDVTGGVRLYGGGVTATSVQYGNNSMENCHSTQVYSKDFYGKACAIAGAGNIYKNNLVHNMNGQPITHRGVDHVIELNEVFNVGIEEGDGGAFYTGNAMWSFGNIIRHNFVHHIMSVPKLLGRASFFSDDLDGGEEVYENVVFKGGWEALKMNKGGGHSVSRNVVLESYRGIRNGSSSTEYNRMMNYLTTDPTSSDKENYIGRMLKAIGVSGWETGLTVDNWTDRIGEFWYLRYPKLKDLLSAYNTNNTVRPYETDYTDNMFYGNTQNILGGGGETISGSQDITLGVFENPDALNFKFKAPRPGYAPDIPFEKIGLYLDEYRCAVPDKNIYRQNVKQRFDGQPSHVVNANYDYDNINDQLYYNTGEMVYKLAPCLGAIEEVGDDSYTIKSTGETCPDKDNGQIKIAAKNTGNYIANFNGGADLNFTDEWTIEDIVPGVYDLCITNTDTNVEQCFGLEIEEGVIVAGKTASVKSGKIDINITEGTAPFDVLINGEEVLRTSSKSFSVAAKYGDFIEVKTSVECEGTLTKTMDGIVTASPNPTSGNFEIELSMPLKDVTVELYNVYSQLISTKIYKVNNGKVQLDINNKPSGIYFAIVQLNKKPKVLKIIKK; via the coding sequence ATGAAAAATGTAAAAAAAATACAATTTAAGTTTGTGCTATTATGTCTGTTATTTTCTACAGGTCTTAATGCACAAATTTATGTTGCCACGAATGGAAATGACAGTAATGATGGTACAATTGATAAACCTTTAGCGACTATAATTGGTGCTAGAGATAAGGCCAGAAGCACTGGAGAAAAAACCATATATATTCGTGGTGGACACTATAATTATGATACGACCTGTGATTTAGGGTCAGAAGATTCCGGACTTGTTATTTCTGGTTATCAAGATGAAAAAGTAATTTTTGATGGAGCCAGATATATTAATCCGGAAGAGTTTCAATTGGTTACAAATGGAAGCTTATTAGAAAAATTGCATAATAATGCAAGTGGTAAGGTGTATTCGCAAGTTATACAGGATGCAGACTTAAAAGAATTTCTTAATAAAGCAACCTCACAAATTTCCATTAATGATGAAATGGCTACCGTAGCAAGATACCCTAATGATGGATATGCTCATATAGATAATGCTCACGGGGTAAGTGGCAATGAAATTCGAGTAGAAGGAACAGAAGAAGACCCTAAAGGGGCTAAGTTCAAATTAAGAGAACCTATAAACAGTTCAAAATGGAGTGCAGAACTATCTAGAATTAAAAAAGCTAGAGTTAAAGGGTATTTTTCAGCGGACTTTTATAAAGAAGATCTTCCTGTTAATTCGGTTGCTGACGATGAGATAACGCTTAAAGATGGTACTAGGTATGAGATAAGATTGGGGACTCATCCTAATCGTTTATTTGCCTATCACCTTTTATGTGAATTGGATGAACCAGGAGAATGGTATTACGATAATACGGATTCACGACTATATATTTGGCCAACAACTCCTATAACGCCAAATACTATAGTAGGTGCTTGGGCAGGACCTCAATGTTTTGAAGTTAGAGATACTCAAGATGTACAAATAAAAAAAATAACCATTCAAAACGTTGGGGATGGGACAACTAGTAATGCAGCTATAAATGTAATAGGCAGCTGTGATAATATTTTAATAGCTGGAGTTACCTTTAGGTATATTACTGAGTTACCCCCAGTCAATATTTGGCATGACGTGAGAAATAGTCGCATGCTAAGCTGTGATTTTTATGATGTAACAGGAGGTGTTAGATTGTATGGAGGGGGAGTGACAGCTACCTCGGTACAATATGGTAATAACTCTATGGAGAATTGTCATTCTACACAGGTGTATTCAAAGGATTTTTATGGTAAGGCATGTGCAATAGCTGGAGCAGGTAATATCTATAAAAACAATTTAGTTCATAATATGAACGGACAACCTATTACGCATAGAGGAGTAGATCATGTTATCGAGCTTAATGAGGTTTTTAATGTAGGTATTGAAGAAGGAGATGGAGGTGCTTTTTATACGGGTAATGCCATGTGGTCTTTTGGAAATATAATCCGACACAATTTTGTGCATCATATAATGAGTGTGCCAAAGTTATTAGGACGAGCTTCTTTTTTCTCGGATGATTTAGATGGTGGAGAAGAAGTATATGAAAATGTAGTGTTTAAAGGTGGTTGGGAAGCTCTTAAAATGAATAAAGGCGGAGGGCATTCTGTATCAAGGAATGTAGTATTAGAGAGTTATAGAGGTATTAGAAATGGTAGTAGTTCTACAGAATATAATCGTATGATGAATTATTTAACTACAGATCCAACATCTAGTGATAAAGAGAATTATATAGGTAGAATGTTAAAAGCTATAGGTGTTTCAGGTTGGGAAACTGGATTAACGGTTGATAATTGGACAGATAGAATAGGTGAATTTTGGTATTTGAGATACCCTAAATTAAAAGATCTTTTATCAGCATATAACACTAATAATACGGTAAGACCATACGAGACAGATTATACAGATAATATGTTTTATGGAAATACTCAAAATATTTTAGGTGGTGGAGGAGAAACCATTTCAGGTAGTCAAGATATAACATTAGGGGTATTTGAAAATCCAGATGCATTGAATTTTAAATTCAAAGCACCAAGACCTGGTTATGCACCAGATATTCCATTTGAAAAAATTGGATTATACCTTGATGAATACAGATGTGCTGTACCAGATAAGAATATCTATCGTCAAAATGTAAAACAACGATTTGATGGGCAACCAAGCCATGTAGTTAATGCTAATTATGATTACGATAATATTAATGATCAGTTGTATTATAATACCGGAGAGATGGTCTACAAATTAGCACCATGTTTAGGCGCTATTGAAGAAGTAGGCGATGACAGTTATACTATTAAGTCAACAGGCGAAACCTGCCCAGATAAGGATAACGGACAAATAAAGATTGCAGCCAAAAATACAGGCAACTATATAGCTAACTTTAATGGAGGTGCAGATCTTAATTTTACAGATGAATGGACTATAGAAGATATAGTCCCTGGAGTTTATGACTTATGTATTACCAATACAGATACCAATGTAGAACAATGTTTTGGTCTGGAAATAGAAGAAGGTGTAATCGTTGCAGGAAAAACAGCAAGTGTAAAATCAGGTAAAATAGACATAAATATAACAGAAGGAACAGCCCCTTTTGATGTGCTGATAAATGGAGAAGAAGTATTAAGAACCTCATCAAAATCATTTTCGGTAGCAGCAAAATATGGAGATTTTATAGAAGTTAAAACAAGTGTGGAATGCGAAGGGACTTTAACTAAAACCATGGATGGTATAGTTACAGCATCCCCGAATCCAACTAGCGGTAATTTCGAAATAGAATTATCTATGCCTCTAAAGGATGTAACCGTAGAACTATACAATGTATATTCACAGTTAATTTCAACAAAGATCTATAAAGTTAACAATGGAAAAGTTCAACTAGATATAAATAATAAACCATCAGGTATCTACTTTGCAATAGTTCAATTAAACAAGAAGCCTAAGGTTCTTAAAATAATAAAGAAATAA
- a CDS encoding fibronectin type III domain-containing protein, which translates to MKKYLLIIAVSLGIVSCSDSGDDSIPNPDPNPSPSGSAPTVPSLTEPTDNLLCIDNNLAFNWGASTDPDGDAVKYTMEISKDNQFTQVTHRFTNLTSLTKTVLLDKAVAYYWRVKATDSKSLSSEYSSVFKLYTEGQGEENHLPFSPVIIQPALNSSIQGNSVLLSWGATDVDKDALNFDVYLDTNNPPVSTVITGHTGKSYQATSLAANTTYYWKVVVKDDKGGITIGQVWSFETE; encoded by the coding sequence ATGAAAAAATATTTATTAATTATAGCAGTAAGTTTAGGAATTGTATCATGTAGTGATAGCGGTGACGATTCAATCCCAAATCCCGACCCAAACCCTAGTCCTAGTGGAAGTGCGCCTACAGTACCCAGTTTAACAGAGCCCACAGATAATCTGTTGTGCATAGATAATAATCTTGCTTTTAACTGGGGAGCATCTACAGATCCGGACGGAGATGCAGTAAAATATACAATGGAAATATCAAAAGATAATCAATTTACACAAGTAACACACCGCTTTACAAATTTAACATCATTAACAAAAACCGTTTTATTGGATAAAGCAGTGGCCTATTATTGGAGAGTAAAAGCGACAGATAGTAAAAGCCTCTCTAGTGAATACTCATCCGTTTTTAAACTTTATACGGAAGGGCAGGGAGAAGAAAACCATTTACCTTTTTCACCAGTTATTATTCAACCCGCTTTAAATTCTTCAATTCAGGGTAATTCAGTGCTGTTATCGTGGGGAGCCACAGATGTAGATAAAGATGCGTTAAACTTTGATGTCTATTTAGATACTAATAATCCACCGGTATCGACTGTTATTACTGGTCATACAGGGAAAAGTTATCAAGCCACTTCTTTAGCCGCAAACACGACTTATTATTGGAAAGTAGTAGTCAAAGATGATAAAGGAGGCATTACAATAGGTCAGGTTTGGAGTTTTGAAACAGAGTAA
- a CDS encoding sulfatase family protein: MKFFFLLLTTSVFLVSCKDDKKIKPNIIYIMTDDHAANATGLYGGRLASLNPTPHLDELAREGMVFENCFVTNSICTPSRASIITGQYSQTNGVLDLWEELPTTKQYLPKEMKKLGYETAMIGKWHLHNEPVAFDYYKVLQSQGKYFDPEFRVKGKGQWPDNFVKYEGHSSDVITDQVLDWISNRKETEKPFFLMYHFKAPHDMFQFNPKYADYLQDVKIPEPESLYNQPNWGSEATRGRNDSLINSIGSSISTRHPNRSYVDIYKTGDRPTEKEATSAAYQEYLKRYLRCVKGVDDNLGRFFKYLKDSGLWENTIIVYTSDQGMMLGEHDFEDKRWMYEESIHMPFIAHYPKKIKEGTRSDILINNTDFAPTLIELAGGKTPEYMQGKSMKKVLEGEEPKDWRTSTYYRYWMHMIHHDIPAHFGLRSKDYKLIFFYGRYHNLEKEGTLSMYWNDEKHSNKVLPTPVAWEFYDLKNDPEEMNNLYGNAEYKDIIEAMKKELQETRKNLNEEDEEYPHLQEIIDKHWND, translated from the coding sequence ATGAAGTTTTTTTTTCTTTTACTAACAACATCCGTTTTTTTAGTTTCCTGTAAAGATGATAAAAAAATAAAACCAAATATCATATATATCATGACCGATGATCATGCGGCAAATGCTACAGGATTATATGGAGGCAGGCTGGCAAGTTTAAATCCAACCCCGCATTTAGATGAATTAGCAAGAGAAGGCATGGTATTCGAAAATTGTTTTGTTACCAATTCAATTTGTACACCAAGTCGTGCTTCTATTATTACGGGACAGTATAGCCAAACTAATGGCGTCCTTGATTTGTGGGAGGAATTACCTACAACGAAACAATATCTTCCAAAGGAGATGAAGAAGTTGGGGTATGAAACCGCAATGATAGGAAAATGGCATTTGCATAATGAACCTGTAGCATTTGATTATTATAAAGTACTTCAATCTCAGGGAAAATATTTTGACCCAGAGTTTAGAGTAAAAGGAAAAGGGCAATGGCCAGATAATTTTGTTAAATACGAAGGACATAGCTCAGATGTTATTACAGATCAAGTATTAGATTGGATAAGTAATAGAAAAGAAACTGAAAAGCCTTTTTTTCTTATGTATCATTTCAAAGCGCCGCATGATATGTTTCAATTTAATCCTAAGTATGCAGATTACCTGCAGGATGTTAAAATTCCTGAGCCGGAAAGTTTGTACAATCAACCAAATTGGGGGTCTGAAGCTACACGTGGACGTAATGATAGCTTGATTAATTCTATAGGATCCTCAATCTCTACGAGGCACCCTAATCGTAGCTATGTTGATATTTATAAAACTGGTGATAGACCTACAGAAAAAGAAGCCACTAGTGCAGCATATCAGGAATATTTAAAAAGATATTTACGATGCGTAAAAGGAGTGGATGATAATTTAGGTAGGTTTTTTAAATACCTAAAAGATAGTGGTTTATGGGAAAATACGATTATTGTATACACATCAGACCAAGGAATGATGCTTGGAGAGCATGATTTTGAAGACAAACGATGGATGTATGAAGAGTCTATACACATGCCATTTATAGCACATTATCCTAAGAAAATAAAAGAAGGTACGCGTTCAGATATCCTTATAAACAATACGGATTTTGCACCAACTTTAATCGAGTTAGCAGGGGGCAAAACGCCGGAGTATATGCAAGGCAAAAGCATGAAGAAGGTGCTTGAAGGAGAAGAGCCTAAAGATTGGCGTACGTCGACTTATTATCGTTATTGGATGCATATGATACATCATGATATTCCAGCCCATTTTGGATTGCGAAGTAAAGATTACAAGTTAATTTTCTTTTACGGCCGTTACCATAATCTTGAGAAAGAAGGTACACTTTCTATGTATTGGAATGATGAAAAACATTCTAACAAAGTTCTTCCCACACCTGTAGCATGGGAGTTTTATGATTTAAAAAATGATCCAGAAGAAATGAATAACCTATATGGTAATGCAGAGTATAAGGATATCATTGAAGCTATGAAAAAAGAATTGCAGGAAACCAGAAAAAACTTAAATGAAGAAGATGAGGAATATCCTCATCTACAAGAAATTATTGATAAACATTGGAATGACTGA